Proteins from a single region of Abyssalbus ytuae:
- a CDS encoding DUF2147 domain-containing protein, whose product MKKILIVFFLGGISFLNAQSIFGKWKTIDDETGKARSIVQIYEEGGKVFGKIVDILQEEKKNKKCIKCKGEKKDKPIMGLVIMEGLVLNDNTYEDGIILDPGRGKEYKCKIWVDEDDSDVLNVRGYIAFLYRTQQWIRVK is encoded by the coding sequence ATGAAAAAGATTTTAATTGTATTTTTTCTGGGAGGAATAAGTTTTCTTAATGCCCAAAGTATTTTCGGAAAATGGAAGACAATAGATGATGAAACAGGAAAAGCGAGATCGATTGTGCAAATTTATGAAGAAGGAGGGAAGGTGTTTGGTAAAATAGTAGATATATTACAGGAAGAAAAGAAAAATAAAAAGTGCATAAAATGTAAAGGAGAGAAAAAGGATAAGCCTATCATGGGGTTAGTGATTATGGAGGGTTTGGTTCTCAATGATAACACTTATGAAGATGGTATTATTTTAGATCCCGGAAGAGGAAAAGAATATAAATGTAAAATTTGGGTAGATGAAGATGACTCTGATGTCCTGAATGTAAGAGGATATATAGCTTTTTTGTACCGAACCCAGCAATGGATACGTGTTAAATAA